TTGCGTGGCGGAAGTCATCCCACCAGCGTGATAGCGGCGCAACCGGCAGGCGGCGACGCGAAGGAGGACGGAGATGGAGCGAAGCAGATGGGCAGTGCTGACGGCGTGCGTCGCGTTGGCGATAGCCGGCGCGAACGGCGCAGCGGCATTCGCGCAGACGGCCAAGCCGGAACAGGCTCACCAAGCGGAACAAACGACGCAAAAAACGGCACAGGCAGCGCCGCAAACCGACAACTCACCGATGGTCAAACCGCCCGAGGCCGCTTCCGGTTCAGGCGGTTCGAGCAATCCTGACAATATGCCGATCAAGCGTCCGCGCCAGCCGCCCAACGACAAAATGATGCACGCGCCGCCCGCCAGCGGCGCGAATGCAAAATAGCGCGAGCCTCACAGGCGCGCGATCGACACCTCCGTCGACTTCACCAGCGCGATGACTTCCGAGCCGACCGTCAGCTCGAGTTCGTCGATAGAGCGCGTGGTGATCACCGAGGTGACGATACCGAACGGTGTATCCACATCGACTTCGGACACCACCGGTCCGCGGATGATTTCCTTGACCTTGCCTTTGAACTGATTGCGCACGTTGATTGCGGAAATGCTCATATCGAGTGACTCCAGAGAAGCGGTTGAAAACAGTCAGTCAAGGAATGTCAGACGGCCCAGCGGACGTCTGTCGGCCGCGTGGTGCGGCCTGCTTCACGTGCGTCGTACGCACGATGGGATAGCGCGTCGTCGTTCGGCGCCGTCTTCAGTACGCGTTGCAACACATGGTCTTCGAGCGCGGCGAAACCGGCCGATGCGCGAGCCCGCGGACGCGCCAGCGGCACCGGCTGGTCGAGCGCGATGCGCCCCTCTTCGATCAGCAGAATGCGCTCGCCGAGCGCCACGGCTTCATGCACGTCGTGCGTGACCAGCAGCGCGGTAAATTGATGTTCGCGCCACAGGCGCTCAATCAAGGCGTGCATTTCGATGCGCGTCAACGCGTCGAGCGCGCCGAGCGGTTCGTCAAGCAACAGCAATTGCGGCCGATGCACGAGCGCCCGCGCGAGCGCCACCCGCTGACGCTGGCCGCCGGAAAGCTGCGCGGGCCAGTCGTTGGCGCGCTCCAGCAAGCCGACTTCGGCGAGTACGGCGCGGGCGTCCTCGCGCGCGCTGCTCCCGAGGCCGAGCATCACGTTTTGCAGCACGCTCTTCCAGGGCAACAGACGCGCGTCCTGAAACATGATGCGGGTGTCGAGCGGGCCGCCGTCTTCGCTGCGCTTTTCGAGCACGCCCGCAGTGGTCTTGTCCAATCCGGCGACGAGCCGCAGCAAGGTGGATTTCCCGCAGCCGCTGCGCCCGACGATCGCCACGAAACTGCCGCGTCCGATGGACAGATTGAAATCGGACAGCACCTGGCGTTCGCCGTACCGTTTGCCGACGCCGCGCAATTCCACCGAATGATCCGAGGCGCGGCGGGCGT
The nucleotide sequence above comes from Paraburkholderia sp. FT54. Encoded proteins:
- a CDS encoding molybdopterin-binding protein: MSISAINVRNQFKGKVKEIIRGPVVSEVDVDTPFGIVTSVITTRSIDELELTVGSEVIALVKSTEVSIARL
- a CDS encoding ATP-binding cassette domain-containing protein, giving the protein MNATTLSASFGGIAGSDLEAELAQARNVDHDANEAADVEYADATHRHQVRVEARVEMGLSAGALARNDARRASDHSVELRGVGKRYGERQVLSDFNLSIGRGSFVAIVGRSGCGKSTLLRLVAGLDKTTAGVLEKRSEDGGPLDTRIMFQDARLLPWKSVLQNVMLGLGSSAREDARAVLAEVGLLERANDWPAQLSGGQRQRVALARALVHRPQLLLLDEPLGALDALTRIEMHALIERLWREHQFTALLVTHDVHEAVALGERILLIEEGRIALDQPVPLARPRARASAGFAALEDHVLQRVLKTAPNDDALSHRAYDAREAGRTTRPTDVRWAV